The Carnobacterium mobile DSM 4848 genome includes a window with the following:
- the fabD gene encoding ACP S-malonyltransferase produces MKIAFVYSGQGAQYSGMGQELYDNHEIVRTLFNEASAALNMDVAALCFEENELLNQTTYTQPAILTLSTAIDALLKEKGIEPEVVAGLSLGEYSAFVKAGVLDFTEAVKLVKKRGQYMTEAVPLGEGAMSAVLGLDRETIMEACQEASDLGVVSPANYNMPGQIAIAGLKEAVDKAGEILLEKGAKRVVPLQVSGPFHTALLQPAAEQLAEALKEVTVNDPDLPVVSNTTTKVFTTKEEILDTMVKQVMSPVYWEDDVRAMIDLGVDTFIEVGPGKTLSSFIKKIDKSVLTLNVENNKTLEKTLTKLAALKSDGHI; encoded by the coding sequence ATGAAGATTGCTTTTGTATACAGTGGCCAAGGTGCTCAATATTCTGGGATGGGACAAGAACTTTACGATAATCACGAAATTGTCCGTACTCTATTTAATGAAGCAAGTGCAGCTTTAAATATGGATGTTGCAGCACTTTGTTTTGAAGAAAATGAATTGCTTAATCAAACAACGTATACTCAGCCAGCTATTTTAACACTCAGTACAGCAATCGATGCTTTACTGAAAGAAAAGGGGATTGAACCTGAAGTTGTAGCTGGTTTAAGTTTAGGTGAATACAGCGCTTTTGTGAAAGCTGGAGTACTGGATTTCACTGAAGCGGTAAAATTAGTGAAGAAACGCGGTCAATACATGACGGAAGCTGTCCCACTAGGCGAAGGGGCAATGAGCGCTGTTTTGGGATTAGATCGTGAAACCATTATGGAAGCTTGCCAAGAAGCAAGTGATCTAGGAGTGGTTTCTCCTGCTAATTACAATATGCCTGGACAAATAGCGATTGCCGGTCTTAAAGAAGCGGTTGACAAGGCGGGAGAAATTCTGCTGGAAAAAGGAGCTAAACGTGTGGTTCCGCTTCAAGTAAGTGGTCCTTTTCATACAGCGTTACTCCAACCTGCAGCTGAACAACTAGCAGAAGCTTTAAAAGAAGTGACGGTTAATGATCCTGATTTGCCTGTCGTTAGTAATACAACTACTAAAGTGTTTACGACGAAAGAAGAAATTCTTGATACGATGGTTAAGCAAGTCATGTCACCTGTTTATTGGGAAGATGATGTCAGAGCCATGATCGATTTAGGGGTAGATACCTTTATCGAAGTTGGCCCGGGGAAAACGTTGAGCAGTTTTATTAAAAAAATTGATAAATCTGTCCTTACTTTAAATGTGGAAAATAATAAAACATTAGAAAAAACGTTAACTAAATTAGCAGCGTTGAAGTCAGATGGTCACATATAA
- the fabK gene encoding enoyl-[acyl-carrier-protein] reductase FabK has product MQSQLIEKLGIRYPIIQGAMSWVADPSLVSAVSNAGGLGILACGHATGETVRELIIETKKLTDKPFGINVLLLSPHVDEVVQVVCEEKIKVVTTGAGSPGRYMEQFKAVGTVVIPVVASVALARRMQADGADAIICEGMEAGGHIGKTTTMNLVPQVVDAVTIPVIAAGGIADGRGVAAVMSLGAAAAQLGTRFVVAYESNAHRNFKDSILKAKDIDTVVTGMITGHPVRVLRNKLTREYLKVEKEITSDENPDFSRLEALGKGALKRAVVDGDKKTGSFMSGQSAGLVKKEQSCEEIIHQLMDEYKEVIEKQARALSL; this is encoded by the coding sequence ATGCAGTCTCAATTAATCGAAAAACTTGGCATTAGATACCCCATTATTCAAGGTGCTATGTCATGGGTCGCTGATCCAAGTCTAGTAAGTGCGGTTTCAAATGCAGGAGGTTTAGGCATTCTTGCTTGTGGGCATGCGACAGGAGAAACTGTTCGTGAATTGATCATAGAAACAAAGAAACTAACCGATAAACCGTTTGGGATCAATGTGCTGCTCCTTTCTCCACATGTAGACGAAGTGGTGCAAGTTGTCTGCGAAGAAAAGATAAAAGTTGTCACAACAGGCGCGGGTAGTCCAGGAAGATATATGGAACAATTCAAAGCTGTTGGAACAGTGGTTATCCCAGTCGTAGCTTCAGTTGCTCTAGCAAGAAGAATGCAAGCTGATGGAGCAGATGCAATCATCTGTGAAGGAATGGAAGCCGGCGGACATATTGGCAAAACGACTACTATGAATTTGGTTCCACAAGTGGTAGATGCGGTTACAATTCCCGTTATTGCTGCTGGTGGAATTGCAGATGGGCGCGGTGTAGCTGCTGTTATGTCACTTGGCGCTGCTGCTGCTCAACTTGGGACTCGTTTTGTTGTTGCATACGAAAGTAACGCGCACCGAAACTTTAAAGATTCTATTTTGAAAGCAAAAGATATCGACACCGTAGTAACAGGTATGATTACTGGACATCCCGTTCGCGTATTGCGTAACAAACTAACTCGTGAGTATTTAAAAGTTGAGAAAGAAATTACTAGTGATGAAAATCCTGATTTTTCTCGTTTAGAAGCTCTCGGAAAAGGCGCTTTGAAGCGAGCAGTAGTGGATGGAGACAAAAAAACCGGATCTTTTATGTCAGGACAAAGTGCCGGTTTAGTAAAAAAAGAACAAAGTTGCGAAGAAATCATTCATCAACTAATGGATGAATACAAAGAAGTAATCGAAAAACAAGCACGCGCTTTGTCTTTATAA
- the fabG gene encoding 3-oxoacyl-[acyl-carrier-protein] reductase, with the protein MTLENKTVIVTGSSRGIGKAIAVAFAKTGANIVLNGRKPIPTDVVEEIQGYGAKVHTILGDMSDFESAKRLIEETKEVFGSVDVLVNNAGITNDMLLMRMSEEDFDQTIAVNLKGTFNTIRHATKVMLKQRSGTIINLSSVVGLVGNVGQANYAASKAGVIGLTKSAARELAARGITVNAIAPGFIETEMTDVLSEKMKEQAVGQIPLKRFGQVEDVARAAVFLSENNYITGQVINIDGGMVMNG; encoded by the coding sequence ATGACGTTAGAAAACAAAACGGTTATCGTTACAGGTAGTTCAAGAGGAATAGGGAAAGCCATTGCCGTAGCATTTGCAAAAACTGGAGCAAACATTGTCCTGAACGGTCGAAAACCCATTCCGACGGATGTAGTTGAGGAAATCCAAGGCTATGGTGCTAAAGTACATACCATACTTGGTGATATGAGTGATTTTGAAAGTGCCAAACGATTAATTGAAGAAACCAAAGAGGTATTTGGCAGTGTGGATGTGTTAGTGAACAATGCCGGTATCACAAATGATATGCTTTTGATGCGGATGTCTGAAGAAGATTTTGATCAAACGATTGCAGTCAATTTAAAAGGAACATTCAATACCATCCGTCATGCTACAAAAGTCATGTTGAAACAAAGAAGCGGTACGATCATTAACCTGTCAAGCGTCGTGGGATTGGTTGGAAATGTGGGCCAAGCTAACTATGCAGCCAGTAAAGCCGGTGTAATTGGTTTAACGAAATCAGCTGCTCGTGAATTAGCAGCTAGAGGAATTACAGTAAATGCGATTGCTCCAGGTTTTATTGAAACAGAAATGACAGATGTCTTATCAGAAAAAATGAAAGAACAAGCTGTGGGACAAATTCCGTTAAAACGTTTTGGTCAAGTAGAAGACGTAGCACGAGCTGCAGTTTTTTTAAGTGAAAATAACTATATTACCGGTCAAGTGATCAACATTGACGGCGGTATGGTAATGAATGGTTAA